A section of the Pseudomonas flavescens genome encodes:
- a CDS encoding heavy metal translocating P-type ATPase produces MQALPLAAQTRVRIEQMDCPTEERLITDKLARQPGIEALQFNLMQRVLTIRHRPDALEPALQAIRELGFTPQPEGDESQSVVAEQPHDGLPWRLIVAGVAAFMAELVHFTDTAPEWVVALIALGAILTAGLDVYKKGWIALKNFNLNINALMSIAVTGAVLIGQWPEAAMVMVLFAIAERIEAKSLDRARNAIRGLMALTPEQATVRQADGSWQTMDVTQVAIGSVVRLRPGERIGLDGQVLDGHSTVDQSPITGESLPIEKSVGDTLFAGTINQSGALDYQVSAAASNSALSRIIKAVEEAQGARAPTQRFVDRFARIYTPLVFLLSLAVAVVPPLLLNGDWFEWVYRALVLLVVACPCALVISTPVSIVSGLAAAARKGILVKGGVYLENGRHITHLALDKTGTLTHGKPVQTDYQALQGDADACRKLAASLAARSDHPVSQAVAKAAEEQGIALDDVQAFEALPGRGVRGVIDGQRYQLGNHRLLEELGLCSPEIEARLDALEREGKTVILLSDDKRALALFAVADTLKASSREAIATLHEMGIKTLMLTGDNQHTAQAIAAQVGIDEARGDLLPADKLATVEGLLGQKGVVAMVGDGINDAPALARADVGFAMAAIGTDTAIETADVAIMDDDLRKIPTFIRLSQQTAAILKQNIVLALGIKAVFLGLTVSGQATMWMAVFADVGVSLLVVFNGLRLLRK; encoded by the coding sequence ATGCAGGCATTGCCGCTGGCAGCACAGACCCGGGTGCGCATCGAGCAGATGGACTGTCCCACCGAGGAGCGCCTGATCACCGACAAGCTCGCCCGTCAGCCCGGTATCGAGGCCCTGCAGTTCAACCTGATGCAGCGGGTGCTGACCATTCGTCATCGTCCGGACGCCCTCGAGCCAGCGCTGCAGGCCATACGTGAACTGGGGTTCACCCCGCAGCCCGAAGGCGATGAAAGCCAGAGCGTAGTTGCCGAGCAACCCCATGATGGCTTGCCGTGGCGACTGATAGTGGCTGGCGTGGCGGCATTCATGGCCGAGCTGGTGCACTTCACCGACACCGCGCCGGAGTGGGTGGTCGCGCTGATCGCGCTGGGTGCGATCCTTACGGCCGGGCTCGATGTCTACAAGAAAGGCTGGATCGCCCTCAAGAATTTCAACCTGAACATCAATGCGCTGATGAGCATCGCCGTGACCGGCGCCGTGCTGATTGGCCAGTGGCCCGAAGCGGCAATGGTCATGGTGCTGTTCGCCATCGCCGAGCGGATCGAGGCGAAATCCCTGGATCGCGCGCGCAATGCCATTCGTGGCCTGATGGCACTGACCCCGGAGCAAGCCACGGTGCGTCAGGCCGACGGCAGCTGGCAGACAATGGACGTCACGCAGGTGGCCATCGGCAGCGTGGTTCGCCTGCGCCCCGGCGAACGCATCGGCCTGGATGGCCAGGTGCTCGATGGGCACTCCACGGTCGACCAGTCACCGATCACCGGGGAGAGCCTGCCCATCGAGAAAAGCGTGGGCGACACCCTGTTCGCCGGCACCATCAACCAGAGTGGCGCGCTGGACTACCAGGTCAGCGCTGCCGCCAGCAACAGCGCCCTGTCACGCATCATCAAGGCCGTGGAAGAAGCCCAGGGCGCGCGGGCACCAACCCAGCGTTTCGTAGACCGTTTCGCACGCATCTACACCCCACTGGTGTTCCTGCTCTCCCTCGCCGTGGCCGTGGTACCGCCGCTACTGCTCAATGGTGACTGGTTCGAGTGGGTCTATCGCGCGCTGGTCCTGCTGGTGGTCGCCTGCCCCTGCGCCCTGGTGATTTCCACGCCAGTGAGCATCGTCAGCGGTCTGGCGGCAGCGGCGCGCAAGGGCATTCTGGTCAAGGGCGGCGTGTACCTGGAGAACGGCCGGCACATCACCCACCTGGCGCTGGACAAGACCGGTACCCTGACCCATGGCAAACCGGTGCAGACCGACTATCAGGCCCTGCAAGGCGATGCCGATGCCTGCCGCAAACTTGCGGCCAGCCTGGCCGCTCGCTCCGATCACCCGGTGTCCCAGGCGGTGGCCAAGGCAGCCGAGGAGCAAGGTATCGCGCTCGACGACGTGCAGGCATTCGAGGCGCTGCCCGGGCGCGGGGTGCGCGGCGTGATCGACGGCCAGCGTTACCAGTTGGGCAACCATCGCCTGCTCGAAGAGCTGGGTCTGTGCTCGCCGGAGATCGAAGCTCGGCTCGACGCACTGGAACGTGAGGGCAAGACGGTGATTCTGCTCAGCGACGATAAACGCGCCCTGGCGCTGTTCGCGGTCGCCGACACGCTCAAGGCCAGTAGCCGTGAAGCTATCGCCACCCTGCATGAAATGGGTATCAAGACCCTGATGCTCACCGGTGACAATCAGCACACCGCCCAGGCCATCGCCGCTCAGGTGGGCATCGATGAAGCACGCGGCGACCTGCTGCCCGCCGACAAGCTGGCCACCGTGGAGGGCCTGCTCGGTCAGAAGGGCGTGGTCGCCATGGTCGGCGACGGCATCAACGACGCCCCTGCCCTGGCCCGCGCCGATGTCGGCTTCGCCATGGCGGCGATCGGCACCGACACGGCCATCGAAACCGCCGACGTGGCGATCATGGACGACGATTTGCGCAAGATCCCCACGTTCATTCGTCTGTCTCAGCAGACGGCCGCGATTCTCAAGCAGAACATCGTGTTGGCGCTGGGTATCAAGGCGGTATTTCTGGGTTTGACCGTGAGCGGCCAAGCCACCATGTGGATGGCGGTGTTCGCCGATGTGGGGGTGAGCTTGCTGGTGGTCTTTAACGGGTTGCGGTTGTTGCGAAAGTAG
- a CDS encoding glutathione S-transferase family protein, whose translation MYKVYGDYRSGNCYKVKLMLTLLGKPFEWVPIDIFKGETQSPEFLAKNPNGRIPVLELEDGSYLWESNAILNFLADGSEFLQTEPRLRTQVLQWQFFEQYSHEPYIAVARRIQWLEGMPAARAEEYKVCQVRGHKALRVMERQLEQTPYLVGDRYSIADIALYAYTHVAHEGGFDLSGYPAVNAWLDRVASHPQHVTMLG comes from the coding sequence ATGTACAAGGTGTATGGCGATTACCGTTCCGGCAACTGCTACAAGGTCAAGCTGATGCTGACCCTGCTCGGCAAACCGTTCGAATGGGTGCCCATCGATATTTTCAAGGGCGAGACACAGAGCCCCGAGTTCCTGGCCAAGAACCCCAATGGCAGGATTCCGGTGCTGGAGCTGGAGGACGGCTCGTACCTCTGGGAGTCCAACGCCATTCTCAATTTCCTCGCCGATGGCAGCGAGTTCCTGCAGACCGAACCACGCCTGCGCACTCAGGTGCTGCAATGGCAGTTCTTCGAGCAATACAGCCATGAGCCCTACATTGCCGTGGCTCGTCGCATTCAGTGGCTCGAAGGCATGCCAGCGGCACGCGCCGAGGAGTACAAGGTGTGCCAGGTGCGCGGCCACAAGGCGCTGCGGGTCATGGAGCGTCAGCTGGAGCAGACTCCGTATCTGGTCGGTGACCGCTACTCCATCGCCGATATCGCCCTGTACGCCTATACCCACGTGGCTCACGAGGGCGGTTTCGACCTGAGCGGCTACCCGGCGGTCAACGCCTGGCTCGATCGTGTCGCCAGCCACCCGCAGCACGTGACCATGCTGGGCTGA
- a CDS encoding aminotransferase-like domain-containing protein, translating to MAFSERITRLKSSLIREILAAAQRPEVMSFAGGLPAEEMLPTLDWSQMPTSMGQYGMSEGEPALREAIAAEARALGVPCEASQVLIVSGSQQTLDLASKLFIDPGTKVLLEAPTYLAALQAFQLFGADCIAVPQEADGPQLQALEEQLERQRPAFAYLIPTFQNPSAVRYSEAKRDAVAALLDRYQVTLIEDEPYRELVFDAGSATPIVSRLRKASWIYTGTVSKTLLPGLRVGYLIATADLYPHLLRLKQSADLHTNRVGQWQALQWLGTERYSEHLAELRDFYRLRRDAMQAALVEHFNDLAEWQIPQGGLFFWLRLKQPQDTRLLLDAALAQNVAFMPGEPFFIDPDREHGYLRLNFSHVAPQRLGEGLRRLAGVVRQGLAANAA from the coding sequence ATGGCCTTCTCCGAACGCATCACCCGCCTGAAAAGCTCCCTGATCCGAGAGATTCTCGCTGCTGCCCAGCGTCCGGAGGTGATGTCGTTCGCCGGTGGCCTGCCTGCCGAAGAGATGCTGCCCACGCTCGACTGGTCGCAGATGCCTACCAGCATGGGCCAATACGGGATGAGCGAGGGGGAGCCGGCGCTGCGTGAAGCCATCGCCGCCGAAGCCCGTGCCCTGGGCGTGCCGTGCGAGGCGAGCCAGGTGCTGATCGTCAGCGGCTCGCAGCAGACCCTCGACCTGGCCAGCAAGCTGTTCATCGACCCAGGTACCAAGGTGCTGCTTGAGGCGCCAACCTACCTGGCTGCGCTGCAGGCCTTCCAGCTGTTCGGCGCCGACTGCATCGCCGTGCCGCAGGAGGCCGATGGCCCGCAGTTGCAGGCGCTCGAAGAGCAGCTGGAACGCCAGCGCCCAGCTTTCGCCTACCTGATTCCGACGTTCCAGAACCCCAGTGCCGTGCGCTACAGCGAGGCCAAACGTGACGCCGTGGCGGCCCTGCTGGACCGTTACCAGGTGACGCTGATCGAGGACGAGCCTTACCGCGAACTGGTGTTCGATGCAGGCAGCGCCACACCGATCGTAAGCCGCCTGCGCAAGGCCAGCTGGATCTACACGGGGACCGTCTCCAAGACCCTGTTGCCGGGGCTGCGCGTCGGTTACCTGATCGCCACGGCGGATCTGTACCCGCATTTGCTGCGCCTCAAGCAGTCGGCGGATCTGCATACCAATCGCGTAGGTCAGTGGCAGGCGCTGCAATGGCTGGGTACCGAGCGCTACAGCGAGCATCTGGCTGAATTGCGGGATTTCTATCGCCTGCGGCGTGATGCGATGCAGGCGGCGCTCGTCGAACATTTCAATGACCTGGCCGAGTGGCAGATTCCCCAGGGCGGTCTGTTCTTCTGGCTGCGCCTCAAGCAGCCCCAGGACACCCGTCTGCTGCTCGACGCGGCGCTGGCACAGAACGTGGCATTCATGCCGGGCGAGCCGTTTTTCATCGACCCGGATCGCGAGCACGGTTACCTGCGGCTGAACTTCAGCCACGTGGCACCGCAACGCCTGGGGGAAGGGCTGCGTCGGCTGGCGGGTGTGGTGCGGCAGGGACTGGCCGCGAACGCGGCGTGA
- a CDS encoding MarR family winged helix-turn-helix transcriptional regulator, producing the protein MIDLKNSAAQQAAMEAFFFGYQAFTAKADEMLARRGLSRVHQRILFFIARHPGLSVKELLGYLGVSKQALSIPLRQLLEMHLAQSVTAEDDKRKRLLGLTAEGANLERALRREQVKLLQRAFDDSGKHAVEGWLAVNKALSGTGRTAE; encoded by the coding sequence ATGATTGACCTTAAAAATTCAGCCGCTCAGCAAGCGGCCATGGAAGCCTTCTTCTTCGGTTACCAGGCGTTCACCGCCAAGGCCGACGAAATGCTCGCGCGCCGGGGGCTGTCGCGGGTGCACCAGCGCATCCTGTTCTTCATCGCCCGCCATCCCGGCTTGAGCGTCAAGGAGCTGCTCGGCTACCTGGGGGTGAGCAAGCAGGCACTGAGCATTCCCCTGCGCCAGCTGCTGGAGATGCACCTGGCGCAGAGCGTCACCGCCGAAGATGACAAGCGCAAACGCCTGCTCGGCCTTACCGCCGAAGGCGCCAATCTGGAGCGGGCCTTGCGCCGGGAACAGGTAAAGCTGCTGCAGCGTGCTTTCGATGACAGCGGCAAGCACGCGGTCGAGGGCTGGCTGGCGGTGAACAAGGCATTGAGCGGTACAGGTCGCACAGCCGAGTAA
- a CDS encoding LysE family translocator, whose translation MTPELLIAFIAFAFVTSVTPGPNNMMLLASGVNFGLRRSVPHMLGISLGFMVLVMCVGFGLGQVFEQVPALYTLLRYLGAAYLLYLAWKIAGSGAPDSTTGERGKPFTFLQAAAFQWVNPKAWVMAIGAITTYTPQENFLVNVLLIAGLFALVNCPSVGLWTVAGSLLRNWLRNPRVLRAFNIGMAVLLVASLYPIFADMKGVL comes from the coding sequence ATGACACCGGAACTGCTGATCGCCTTCATCGCCTTTGCCTTCGTCACCTCGGTGACACCTGGCCCCAACAACATGATGCTGCTCGCCTCCGGGGTGAACTTCGGCCTGCGCCGCAGCGTGCCGCACATGCTCGGCATCAGCCTCGGCTTCATGGTGCTGGTGATGTGCGTGGGGTTCGGTCTGGGTCAGGTATTCGAGCAGGTACCGGCGCTTTACACCCTGCTGCGCTACCTGGGGGCGGCCTATCTGCTCTACCTGGCCTGGAAGATCGCCGGCTCCGGCGCTCCGGACAGCACGACGGGCGAACGTGGCAAGCCCTTCACCTTTCTTCAGGCCGCCGCTTTTCAGTGGGTCAATCCCAAGGCCTGGGTGATGGCCATCGGCGCCATCACCACCTACACGCCGCAGGAGAACTTCCTGGTCAACGTGCTGCTGATCGCCGGATTGTTCGCGCTGGTCAACTGCCCCAGCGTGGGGCTGTGGACGGTCGCCGGCTCGCTGCTGCGCAACTGGTTGCGCAACCCCCGTGTACTGCGTGCCTTCAACATAGGCATGGCGGTGCTGCTGGTGGCCTCGCTGTACCCGATCTTCGCCGACATGAAAGGAGTGCTGTGA
- a CDS encoding benzoate/H(+) symporter BenE family transporter: MLESSHARLRPLADTSTSAVVAGFIGMLTGYTSSLVLMFQAGQAAGLSAGQISSWIWALSIGMAVTCIGLSLRYRAPIMVAWSTPGAALLITSLPGVPYSEAIGAYILCSALILICGLTGSFDRIMRRIPGSIAAALLAGVLFKIALEICVAAEQQPLLVIAMLFAYLLGKRLLPRYAVLAALLVGCVLAGTLGLLNFSQFELQLATPEWTTPSFSIAAAISIGIPLFIVAMASQNLPGMAVLRANGYDVPASPLLNTTSLVSILLAPFGSHGIHMAAISAAICAGPEAHEDPRKRYTAAIWCGVFYGIAGLFGATLAALFAALPKALILSIAALALFASIIGGLTQAMSEPKEREAALITFLVTASGMTLFGVGSAFWGIVAGLLTLALLNGGKRV; this comes from the coding sequence ATGCTCGAGAGCAGCCATGCGCGCCTGCGTCCGCTGGCCGACACCTCGACCTCCGCCGTGGTGGCCGGCTTCATCGGCATGCTCACGGGCTACACCAGCTCGCTGGTGCTGATGTTCCAGGCGGGCCAGGCTGCCGGGCTCAGCGCCGGGCAGATTTCCTCGTGGATCTGGGCGCTGTCGATCGGCATGGCGGTGACCTGCATCGGTCTGTCCCTGCGCTACCGCGCGCCGATCATGGTCGCCTGGTCGACCCCCGGCGCGGCACTGCTGATCACCAGCCTGCCCGGCGTGCCTTACAGCGAGGCGATTGGCGCCTATATCCTGTGCTCCGCGCTGATTCTGATCTGCGGCCTGACCGGCAGCTTCGACCGCATCATGCGGCGCATCCCCGGCTCCATCGCCGCCGCCCTGCTGGCCGGCGTGCTGTTCAAGATCGCCCTGGAAATCTGCGTGGCCGCCGAGCAGCAACCGTTGCTGGTGATCGCCATGCTGTTCGCCTACCTGCTGGGCAAACGCCTGCTGCCCCGCTACGCCGTACTGGCGGCGCTGCTGGTCGGCTGCGTGCTGGCTGGCACCCTGGGGCTGCTGAATTTCTCCCAGTTCGAGTTGCAACTGGCGACGCCGGAATGGACCACACCCAGCTTCTCCATCGCCGCGGCGATCAGCATCGGCATTCCTTTGTTCATCGTCGCCATGGCCTCGCAGAACCTGCCAGGCATGGCGGTGCTGCGCGCCAACGGCTATGACGTTCCGGCATCGCCACTGCTCAACACCACCAGCCTGGTGTCGATCCTCTTGGCACCGTTCGGCTCCCACGGCATTCACATGGCGGCCATCAGCGCGGCGATCTGCGCTGGCCCCGAGGCCCATGAGGATCCACGCAAGCGTTACACGGCGGCGATCTGGTGCGGGGTGTTCTACGGCATCGCCGGGCTGTTCGGCGCCACCCTCGCCGCCCTGTTCGCTGCACTGCCCAAGGCGCTGATCCTGTCCATCGCCGCCCTGGCACTGTTCGCCTCGATCATCGGCGGCCTGACCCAGGCCATGAGCGAACCCAAGGAACGCGAAGCGGCGCTGATCACCTTTCTCGTCACCGCATCGGGAATGACCCTGTTCGGCGTCGGTTCGGCGTTCTGGGGCATCGTCGCCGGCTTGCTGACTCTGGCGCTGCTCAATGGCGGCAAACGTGTCTGA
- the dapF gene encoding diaminopimelate epimerase, whose amino-acid sequence MPLSFHKMHANGDDFVVVDSRNSLNPITSALARRLGDRKRGIGFNQLAVILDCADADARLTFWNADGSMLDACGSATRGVADLLMRESSVTRLVLRSNRGLLTCERTSNAAIAVSMGEPLFGWANIPLAEEHDTVALPLAGTPAACSMGNPHCTYFVDDLTALDIATLGPVLEINPLFPSKTNVHFVQIIDRKRIRLRIWERGGGIPLGSGSCCCGAAVNGMRRGLLDDTVDVECDGGTATVHWDGSGPVFLTGPVAHSFSGVIADSVLSTTSTGLPEPATRSARL is encoded by the coding sequence ATGCCGTTGAGCTTTCACAAGATGCACGCCAATGGCGATGACTTCGTGGTGGTCGACTCACGCAACTCGCTCAACCCGATAACAAGCGCCCTGGCTCGACGCCTGGGCGATCGCAAGCGCGGTATCGGCTTCAATCAACTGGCCGTGATACTCGATTGCGCTGATGCCGACGCACGCCTGACGTTCTGGAACGCCGATGGCTCGATGCTGGATGCCTGTGGTAGCGCGACCCGGGGCGTTGCGGACCTGCTGATGCGCGAGTCGAGCGTCACCAGGCTGGTACTGCGCAGCAACCGGGGCTTGCTGACCTGCGAACGTACCAGCAATGCAGCCATTGCCGTGAGCATGGGGGAGCCGCTGTTCGGCTGGGCGAATATCCCCCTGGCCGAGGAGCACGACACAGTTGCCTTACCGCTCGCCGGCACCCCAGCGGCCTGCAGCATGGGCAATCCGCACTGCACCTATTTCGTCGATGACCTGACAGCGCTGGATATCGCCACACTCGGCCCGGTGCTGGAGATCAACCCACTGTTCCCCAGCAAAACCAATGTGCACTTCGTGCAGATCATCGACCGCAAACGCATCAGGCTGCGCATCTGGGAACGCGGCGGCGGCATTCCCCTCGGCTCGGGGTCCTGCTGCTGCGGCGCCGCGGTCAACGGCATGCGTCGCGGCCTGCTGGACGACACCGTCGATGTCGAATGCGATGGCGGCACGGCGACGGTTCACTGGGATGGCAGCGGCCCGGTATTTCTCACCGGACCGGTAGCGCACAGCTTTTCCGGCGTTATCGCGGATAGCGTATTGTCCACGACCAGCACCGGACTACCTGAACCCGCGACCCGAAGCGCCCGCCTCTAG
- a CDS encoding bile acid:sodium symporter family protein — protein sequence MTASPLLSVFLPLALGIIMLGLGLSLTLADFARVVKYPKPVLIGLFCQLLLLPVACFFMVQAFGLAPALAVGMMLLAASPGGTSANLYSHLAHGDVALNITLTAVNSVVAVLTMPFIVNLSLAYFMEGDQAIPLQFAKVVQVFAIVLGPVAIGMFLRSRFPGFALRMENPVKIISALFLLLIIVLALVKDWQTVLDYAPVVGAAALAFNLLSLAVGYFVPRLLKLSLRQAIAIGMEIGIHNGTLAIALALSPVLLNNSTMAIPAALYSIIMFFTAAAFGWWVNAAHGKQLATEAERSV from the coding sequence ATGACTGCAAGTCCTTTGCTGAGCGTGTTTCTTCCCCTGGCTTTGGGCATCATCATGCTCGGCCTGGGCTTGTCCCTGACCCTGGCGGATTTCGCCCGGGTGGTGAAGTACCCCAAACCGGTGCTGATCGGCCTGTTCTGCCAACTGCTGCTGTTACCGGTGGCCTGTTTCTTCATGGTGCAGGCATTCGGCCTGGCGCCTGCCCTGGCCGTGGGCATGATGCTGCTGGCCGCGTCGCCTGGTGGCACCTCCGCCAACCTGTACAGCCACCTGGCACATGGCGACGTGGCGCTGAACATCACCCTGACGGCGGTGAACTCGGTTGTCGCGGTGCTGACCATGCCCTTCATCGTCAACCTGTCGCTGGCCTACTTCATGGAGGGCGACCAGGCGATTCCGCTGCAGTTCGCCAAGGTGGTGCAGGTTTTCGCCATCGTACTGGGGCCGGTGGCCATCGGCATGTTCCTGCGTAGCCGCTTTCCAGGCTTCGCCCTGCGCATGGAAAACCCGGTGAAGATCATCTCGGCGCTGTTCCTGCTGCTGATCATCGTCCTGGCACTGGTCAAGGACTGGCAGACCGTGCTCGATTACGCACCGGTAGTCGGTGCGGCGGCCCTCGCATTCAATCTGCTGAGCCTGGCGGTGGGCTACTTCGTGCCGCGCCTGCTCAAACTGAGCCTGCGGCAGGCCATCGCCATCGGCATGGAGATCGGCATCCACAACGGCACCCTGGCCATCGCCCTGGCGCTCAGCCCGGTATTGCTGAACAACAGCACCATGGCGATTCCCGCGGCGCTGTACAGCATCATCATGTTCTTCACCGCCGCCGCATTCGGCTGGTGGGTCAATGCGGCCCATGGCAAGCAGCTGGCGACGGAGGCCGAGCGTAGTGTCTAG
- a CDS encoding NADP-dependent oxidoreductase, translating to MSTQLNRQFLLAKRPTGMVSRDTFDYVEKPVGEPGSGQILVKNLYLSLDPAMRGWMNEGKSYIAPVGLGDVMRALGVGEVIASNHPDYAVGDHVNGALGVQDYFLGEPKGFYKVDPQRAPLPVYLSALGMTGMTAYFALLDVGAPKSGDTVVLSGAAGAVGSIAGQIAKLKGCRVIGIAGGAEKCAYLTDELGFDAAIDYKSESLPEALKRECPKGIDVYFDNVGGDTLDAVLGRLAPKARIVICGAISQYNNKEAVKGPANYLSLLVNRARMEGFVVMDHAANFASAAAEIGGWLASGKVKSKEHVVEGLETFPETLLKLFKGENFGKLVLKV from the coding sequence ATGTCCACTCAGCTCAACCGCCAGTTTCTGCTCGCCAAACGCCCGACCGGTATGGTCAGCCGCGATACGTTCGATTACGTGGAAAAACCGGTCGGCGAACCTGGCAGCGGGCAGATCCTGGTCAAGAATCTCTATCTGTCGCTGGATCCGGCCATGCGCGGCTGGATGAACGAAGGCAAGTCCTATATCGCGCCGGTTGGCCTGGGCGATGTGATGCGCGCACTCGGCGTGGGTGAAGTGATTGCCTCCAACCACCCGGACTACGCAGTCGGCGACCACGTCAACGGCGCCCTGGGTGTGCAGGACTACTTCCTCGGCGAGCCGAAGGGCTTCTACAAGGTCGATCCGCAGCGTGCCCCCCTGCCAGTCTACCTGTCGGCCCTCGGCATGACGGGCATGACCGCTTACTTCGCCCTGCTCGACGTCGGCGCGCCGAAGAGCGGCGACACCGTGGTGCTTTCCGGTGCAGCCGGAGCGGTGGGCAGCATTGCCGGGCAGATCGCCAAGCTCAAGGGCTGCCGGGTCATCGGCATCGCCGGTGGCGCGGAAAAATGCGCCTACCTGACCGATGAGCTGGGCTTCGATGCGGCCATCGACTACAAGAGCGAGTCGCTGCCCGAGGCGCTCAAGCGCGAGTGTCCGAAAGGCATCGACGTGTACTTCGACAACGTCGGTGGCGACACCCTCGATGCGGTACTCGGCCGCCTGGCTCCCAAGGCGCGCATCGTCATCTGCGGCGCCATCAGCCAGTACAACAACAAGGAAGCGGTCAAGGGCCCGGCCAACTACCTGTCCCTGCTGGTCAACCGCGCACGCATGGAGGGCTTCGTGGTGATGGATCACGCGGCCAACTTCGCCAGTGCAGCGGCTGAAATCGGCGGTTGGCTGGCCAGCGGCAAGGTCAAGTCGAAGGAGCACGTGGTCGAGGGCCTGGAAACCTTCCCGGAAACCCTGCTCAAGCTTTTCAAAGGGGAAAACTTCGGCAAACTGGTGCTCAAGGTCTGA
- a CDS encoding mechanosensitive ion channel family protein, which yields MEQWNIWLDRELWLGVGIVVIATALIYTVLCTVVGIVHKRLTTWSKGQDGNWQHFVAVVIGRTSRLLLLAFSLLLALRLPDLPGSWQAALSHTWFVALALQIALWVDTGVRLWARSLVVGKNGGGSFNPVMTTIVSIMVLIVVWSVMLLSILANLGVDITALVASMGVGGIAIALAVQTVLGDIFASLSIGVDKPFEIGDFVVFGEVAGSIEHIGLKTTRIRSLSGEQVVCANADLLRQIVHNYKRMDTRRIVFKFGVSYDTPSDKVRQVSEKVGDIIRATPKAKFDRAHFLGFDESQLTFEVVYIVQSSDYNQYMDIQQEINLQLLDALRELDVRFALPRRDLRLVGEKMPTLKVAGLPQHEQQDDSAERDQRLPRFS from the coding sequence ATGGAACAGTGGAACATCTGGCTCGACCGCGAATTATGGCTCGGCGTCGGCATCGTCGTGATCGCTACTGCACTGATCTACACCGTGCTGTGTACCGTGGTGGGCATCGTGCACAAGCGCCTGACCACCTGGTCGAAAGGCCAGGACGGTAATTGGCAGCACTTCGTCGCGGTGGTGATCGGGCGGACCAGCCGCTTGCTGCTGCTCGCCTTCTCGCTGCTGCTGGCACTGCGCCTGCCGGACCTGCCCGGCAGTTGGCAGGCAGCCCTGAGCCACACCTGGTTCGTTGCCCTCGCCCTGCAGATCGCCTTGTGGGTGGATACCGGCGTACGCCTTTGGGCACGCAGCCTGGTGGTCGGCAAGAACGGGGGCGGCAGTTTCAACCCGGTAATGACCACCATCGTCAGCATCATGGTGCTGATCGTGGTGTGGTCGGTGATGCTGCTGTCGATCCTCGCCAACCTGGGTGTGGACATCACCGCGCTGGTGGCCAGCATGGGGGTTGGCGGTATTGCCATCGCCCTGGCAGTGCAAACGGTGCTGGGCGACATATTCGCCTCGCTGTCGATTGGCGTCGACAAACCGTTCGAGATCGGCGATTTCGTGGTTTTCGGAGAAGTGGCTGGGAGCATCGAGCATATCGGCCTGAAAACCACGCGCATCCGCAGCCTCAGCGGCGAACAGGTGGTGTGCGCCAACGCCGACCTGCTGCGCCAGATCGTGCACAACTACAAGCGCATGGACACGCGGCGCATCGTCTTCAAGTTCGGCGTCAGCTACGACACCCCGAGCGACAAGGTTCGCCAGGTATCGGAGAAGGTCGGCGACATCATCCGTGCGACCCCGAAGGCCAAGTTCGACCGCGCGCACTTTCTCGGCTTCGACGAGAGCCAGCTGACCTTCGAAGTGGTCTACATCGTGCAGAGTTCGGACTACAACCAGTACATGGATATCCAGCAAGAGATCAACCTGCAGCTGCTCGATGCCCTGCGCGAACTGGATGTGCGCTTCGCCCTGCCGCGTCGCGATCTGCGTTTGGTGGGTGAAAAGATGCCGACGCTGAAAGTTGCCGGGTTACCGCAGCACGAACAGCAGGACGATTCGGCCGAGCGCGACCAGCGCCTGCCTCGGTTCAGCTGA